In Vibrio quintilis, the DNA window ATTGGTGGCGTTTTAGTGCTGTGCGCTGAGCCCGGAGACACGATTAAAGCCGATCAACTGATTGCGGAAGTGATTAACCCAATCACAGATGAGGTTGCGCAAATCCGTGCAACTCAGCCGGGGTTATTGTTTTCCCGCTCGATGCGGCGAACCGCAACGGCAGGTATGCTGGTGGCGCATGTGGCCGGAAAAGTACCGGTTCGCAGCGGATATCTGCTGGCGCCCTGATCTTGCGGGAGCGGAAAAAATGAAGCCCGGCGATGCAGCCGGGCTATTTTACTGATTTATTTATCGTCTGGTTAATGACACCGGACCAGCAGAGAAAAGCTTATGGACGGCCGAAGTCTGTTGTCCAGTAAACTGAGTACGCAGAACCGGCTGCTGTGCGCTTATCAGCACCCATTTCTGTGAAATTCTGGTTCATAATATTGCTGCAATGGCCGCTGCTTTCGAGCCATCCTTCCATCACCTGATCGACACTGCTGTATCCGGCAGCAATGTTTTCTCCCCACCAGGAAGCGTTATATCCGGCGTCTGAAATACGCTCATCCATTGTTGAACCGTCTGAACCTGTGTGAGAGAAGATATTATTGGTTGCCATATCCGTATTGTGTCTTGCTGCCGCCGTGGCCAGTTTACAATTCCACGTCAGAGCCGGGGCGGCTGGATAGTAAGTACTGCCACAGTTTCTGCCTTCACTACGGGCTGTATTGTGGGCGGCCAGCAATGCACTTTGTGTGGCTGTCATTTCACAGTCGCCTGTGGTTTGCCCGCTATCACTGTTCCCGCTGTTGTCACTATCTCCCTGACTTGCCGCACTGTAGCTGGCAAGTAGTGTGACGCCGGAGTAATCATAATAACCGTGCAGCATAATGTAATATGTGGTGTCAGTTTTTGTCAGGCTGCTGCAACTTTCGTTGTTACCGGTTTGATAAGGCCGGCAGTCATAACTATTCACCGTTGGTTGTTGCCCGGCTTTGACATAAAGGTCGACATCCCCGCTGCCGTCACTGGTTTTAATCACCAGATTTGTCGCGTTCGCAGGTACCTGAATTGTAAAATATTGCTGGCTGTTGGTTGTGCCGCTCAAACCAGTGATAGATTCGCCGTTGGTCAGTGCTGTTTCATTCGCAGCATAAACCTGACTGAAAGGGAGCAGGCAGGCGATGAGCCCGGGGAGGGCGTATTTAGCTTTTAGTTGAATCATTTTCTTTATCCTCAGCAGGAGATTAAATCAAGGAAACGATTACTCAATTGTTTCCCAGCGAATTGACGTTGTGTGTCTGTTTTCCCGACTGAGATATCAGAAAGACTCAGTCCGGAATATTGGAATTTGTTTGGGTGAGACGGGATTATTTTTGCGACGAATAGTATAGAAATAAAGCGATATCAGAAAGTTGAATACAATGAATATTCGCTGATTTGATACCTTCTCCTGAGAACAGCTGTTTATTGTTGATATAAATAATATTTGTGGTTAACAGACTCTGCTGATTGTCAATAAAACTATTTTTATACCCAAGCAACCTGCATCTTCAGGTTGTTTGGGTATATCAGGGAACCGGACAGCGGTTAATTCTCTGATGCACTAAAAATATGTGGTGAATTCAGGTTACCGGCGGTTTCCAGCCGGGCACGGATGGCAGGCGAAATGGTGTCACTATCGAGGGGATACAGGCCGATGCCATCCAGTTTGCTGCGCAGCGGGGTGTCCGGGCTGAGCCGCTCAAATACAATTCTTGAAGCGAAGGGAATACGGGAATTACGTCCCTGTATGCCAAGCGTGATACCGGACAACAGGCTGAAACTGCCTTTGGTTGCTCCGTATAAAATTGTCTGGGAAATTGCCCGCTGGCAGTGTACACCGTAATCAATAATCTGAATCCGCTCGCCCAGCAGAAAGACAATACCGACGAATTTTCCGATTTCGTAGCCATCCAGCATGGCCTGACCCGGCTCAGCTCTTTCATAAAAGTGGGAATAGCAAATACCTTCTTTCAATGACAGGCGGGCAAAACTTTTGCTGACATAGCCTTCATATGATGGGGTCAGATAATAGTAATAATAATCACCGAGATAACGGTCAATATCCTGTGAGCTGGTCAGCATCATATTTTCCAGCAGCCGGGTATGACGCTGCCCGGCCGGGCTGTCATCCAGAATACTTTGCGGTTTCCGGTTGCGTTCCCGGGCAGAAATGAGGGCTTTGAACTGATCGGCGGGCAGGGTAATTTCTTCGCTTTCCACGCCAAAAAAATCGCAGATTTTCCGCAGGCTCTGGATGGTCGGTATACTGCTGCCACGGAGATATTTTGAAAACTGCTGGCGGTTCATCGCCATTTTCCGGCAGCAATCGGAGATGCTGTCACTGTAGCTGCAAAGCAGACGGAGGTTGATTGCCAGATTGTTTGTGTCCGTTTTTTTCTGATTCATACCGTTACTTTGATTCACCTGTGCGCATCGGGTCTTGTTGATACTTTGATAATGTACTTGATTTACCCGCCGATTGCGACTGTCCGCAATTGGTCACGGGGGTCACCGTGACATGCAGATGTTTAATGTCAGAAAGCTCAGTTTCCCCAGATATTGTATGGATAAATGCAAGACCTCAAATAATTTTATTACGGCCATGAACAATGTGCCATTACGTAACCTATTGATTAATGATGAAAACATTATCTGTCATTTTAAGTTGTGACTCATTTATCAGTAAAATTTAATTTGAACTCTAACTATATCTCTGGCATTTTATATTTAACTAATCGTTCAATAAAAAATAATCACGTCACTTTATGCCGAAGACAGGAATGCCTGATATCAGGAAACCACAGCTGGTGAATGCCACTATGTCTGTGATTGATCGGGTCGGGCTACACGCTGCCAGTATTGCTTTAATCAGCAAAGAAGCTGGATTGTCTGCCGGAATTATCAATCACTACTTTGGTGGCAAGCATGGGTTGCTTGAAGAAACGATGCGGGAAATCCTGCGTCAGCACGGACGCACGATTCAGAACCTGCTGAAAAACATTCCGCCGGAACAGCATCAGATGCGGATTAATGCCATTATCAGCGGCAACTTTGAAGGCTATCAGGCAGAAAGCAAGGTCGTGAAAGTCTGGCTGGCTTTCTGGTCTTATGCGATGCATGACAAACAGCTCAGCCGGTTACAAAGAGTCAATGAAAAGCGGTTAATCTCGCACTTAAAAATCGAATTGAAAGCACTTCTGCCTTTTGACCGGGTGATTCCGGTTGCTCAGGGAGTTGCGTCACTGATTGACGGACTCTGGTTGCGCGGGGCGCTGAATCCGCAGGGGATCGATGTGGCAAAAGCCCGGGATATCATCAATGATTATCTGAACCTGCAACTCAAATTTTACGCAAAAACATAACGAATTAAGTCAGATAAAATGGAAATTAAATCTTTGTATATTGACGGCAAAGCCGTTATGGCAACGTCTGGTGAGACGTTTTCTAACTACAATCCGGCGACCGGAGAAGTGATTGCTGAACTTGGGCAGGCTTCTGCGCAGGATATGGATAAAGCGATTGAATCCGCGAAATGTGGTTTTGCAGTCTGGTCGGCGATGTCACCGACTGAACGCAGCCGGATTCTGCTTAAAGCGGTCGCCATTCTTCGCGAGCGAAATGATGAACTGGCCCGGATTGAAGTGCTGGATACCGGAAAAGCGCTGCAGGAAGCGATTGATGTTGATGTCGTGACCGGAGCCGACGTGATCGAATACTTTGCCGGGCTGGCACCTGCAATGCAGGGTGAGCAGCAACCGCTTGGACAGAGTCAGTTTTTCTATACCCGTCGCGAGCCACTGGGTATTTGTGCCGGTATCGGTGCATGGAATTACCCGATTCAGATTGCGATGTGGAAATCAGCCCCGGCACTGGCGGCCGGGAATGCGATGATTTTTAAACCTTCCGAAGAAACACCGACCGGAGCGCTGAAACTGGCAGAGATCTTTACTGAAGCCGGGATGCCGGATGGTGTGTTTAATGTATTGCAGGGTGATTATCGTGTCGGTCAGATGCTGACAGCACACCCGGATATTGCCAAGGTTTCCTTTACCGGTGAAACCGGCACCGGCAAAGCCGTGATGACAGACAGCGCGAAAACACTGAAGTCAGTCACGATGGAGCTGGGTGGTAAATCTCCGATGATCATTTTCGATGATGCGAAGCTGGATCAGGCGGTGTCAGCGGCGATGACAGCGAACTTCTATACCCAGGGCGAGGTTTGTACCTGTTGTACGCGGGTGTTCGTGCATGAAAATATTTACGATGCCTTTGTTGCACAGGTGAAAGCACGCACTGAAAAAATGACCATTGGTGATCCGATGGACATCAACACACAGGTGGGTTCTCTGATCTCGAAAGAGCATCTGGGCAAGGTTTTGGGCATGATCGAACAGGCCAAAACCAGTGGTGCAACCCTGCTGACCGGTGGTTATCAGGTCACAGATAATGGTCTGGAGAAGGGCAGCTTTGTGATTCCGACCGTGTTTACGGATTGTACCGATGAGATGCCGCATGTACAGCAGGAAATTTTCGGCCCTGTCATGTCTGTGCTGAAGTTTAGTGATGAAGATGAAGTGGTTCGTCGTGCCAATGACACTGATTATGGCCTGGCCGCTTCCGTGTTTACTCAGAATCTGGCACGCGCGCACCGTGTGATTCATCAGATTGAAGCCGGGATTTGCTGGGTGAATACCTGGGGTGATTCTCCGGCGGAAATGCCGGTTGGTGGCTATAAACACTCCGGTGTTGGCCGTGAAAACGGCCCGGAAACGCTGCTTCATTACACACAGACCAAGAGTGTTCTGATTGAAATGAATGACTTTGAAGGTCCATACGCGTAAGCGGGAGTCAGATCATGCAAAAGAATTTTGATTATATCATTGTTGGTGCGGGTTCAGCCGGTTGTGTACTGGCTGATCGTTTGTCTGCCTCAGGAGAGCATCAGGTGCTTCTGCTGGAAGCCGGGGGAACGGATAAGAGTATTTTTATCCAGATGCCGACCGCGCTCTCTTATCCGATGAATACTGAAAAGTATGCGTGGCAGTTTGAATCTCAGGCCGAAGCCGGGCTCGATGGCCGCCGGTTACACTGCCCGCGCGGGAAAGTGCTGGGCGGTGGTTCTTCGATCAACGGCATGGTGTATGTTCGTGGTCATGCCTGTGACTTTGATGAGTGGGAAGCGCACGGCGCTGCGGGCTGGAATTATCAGTCCTGTTTGCCTTATTTCCGCCGGGCGGAAACCTGGGTGAAAGGTGAAGATGCGTATCGGGGTGGGCAGGGGCCGTTGGGCACCTGTATCGGCAACGATATGACACTTAATCCGCTTTATCAGGCATTTATTGATGCCGGTAAAGATGCCGGTTACCCTGTCACACAAGATTACAACGGTTATCAGCAGGAAGGCTTTGGCCCGATGCATATGACAGTTGATAAAGGTGTGCGGGCTTCCACATCAAATGCTTACCTGCGCCGTGCGCTGAAGCGCCCGAACCTGACACTGATAAAGAAGGTTGTGGTCAGAAAGATTTTGCTCGATGGCAAAACAGCGACCGGGATTGAATATGAGCAATCCGGTCAAATCAAACAGGTCTATGCCGGGAAAGAAGTCATTTCCTGTGCCGGTTCGATTGGCTCGCCACAGTTATTACAATTGTCAGGTATCGGCCCGAAGGCGGTACTGGAAAATGCTGGTGTGCCGGTGGTGCACGATTTGCCGGGCGTGGGTGAAAATCTGCAGGATCACCTTGAAGTGTACTTCCAGTATCACTGTAAAGAGCCGATCACACTCAATAGCAAACTGGGTTTAATCAGTAAAGGGCTGATTGGAACGGAATGGATTCTGACCCGTAAAGGACTGGGCGCGACCAACCACTTTGAATCGTGTGCATTTATCCGTTCCCGTAAAGGGTTGAAATGGCCGAACATCCAGTATCACTTCCTGCCGGCGGCCATGCGTTATGATGGTCAGGCGGCATTTGAAGGCCACGGTTTTCAGGTCCATGTCGGGCCGAATAAGCCGGAAAGCCGTGGTTATGTAGCGATAACATCCGCTGATCCGCATGATAAACCCGAGATTGTATTCAACTATATTTCAACGGATCAGGATCGTCAGGACTGGCGTGACTGTATCCGTTTAACCCGTGAAATCCTTGCTCAGCCAGCACTGGATGCATACCGGGGAGATGAAATTCAGCCGGGGGCCGATGTGACTTCTGACGAAGCGATAGA includes these proteins:
- a CDS encoding CAP domain-containing protein, producing MIQLKAKYALPGLIACLLPFSQVYAANETALTNGESITGLSGTTNSQQYFTIQVPANATNLVIKTSDGSGDVDLYVKAGQQPTVNSYDCRPYQTGNNESCSSLTKTDTTYYIMLHGYYDYSGVTLLASYSAASQGDSDNSGNSDSGQTTGDCEMTATQSALLAAHNTARSEGRNCGSTYYPAAPALTWNCKLATAAARHNTDMATNNIFSHTGSDGSTMDERISDAGYNASWWGENIAAGYSSVDQVMEGWLESSGHCSNIMNQNFTEMGADKRTAAGSAYSVYWTTDFGRP
- a CDS encoding helix-turn-helix domain-containing protein yields the protein MNQKKTDTNNLAINLRLLCSYSDSISDCCRKMAMNRQQFSKYLRGSSIPTIQSLRKICDFFGVESEEITLPADQFKALISARERNRKPQSILDDSPAGQRHTRLLENMMLTSSQDIDRYLGDYYYYYLTPSYEGYVSKSFARLSLKEGICYSHFYERAEPGQAMLDGYEIGKFVGIVFLLGERIQIIDYGVHCQRAISQTILYGATKGSFSLLSGITLGIQGRNSRIPFASRIVFERLSPDTPLRSKLDGIGLYPLDSDTISPAIRARLETAGNLNSPHIFSASEN
- the betI gene encoding transcriptional regulator BetI, which gives rise to MPKTGMPDIRKPQLVNATMSVIDRVGLHAASIALISKEAGLSAGIINHYFGGKHGLLEETMREILRQHGRTIQNLLKNIPPEQHQMRINAIISGNFEGYQAESKVVKVWLAFWSYAMHDKQLSRLQRVNEKRLISHLKIELKALLPFDRVIPVAQGVASLIDGLWLRGALNPQGIDVAKARDIINDYLNLQLKFYAKT
- the betB gene encoding betaine-aldehyde dehydrogenase gives rise to the protein MEIKSLYIDGKAVMATSGETFSNYNPATGEVIAELGQASAQDMDKAIESAKCGFAVWSAMSPTERSRILLKAVAILRERNDELARIEVLDTGKALQEAIDVDVVTGADVIEYFAGLAPAMQGEQQPLGQSQFFYTRREPLGICAGIGAWNYPIQIAMWKSAPALAAGNAMIFKPSEETPTGALKLAEIFTEAGMPDGVFNVLQGDYRVGQMLTAHPDIAKVSFTGETGTGKAVMTDSAKTLKSVTMELGGKSPMIIFDDAKLDQAVSAAMTANFYTQGEVCTCCTRVFVHENIYDAFVAQVKARTEKMTIGDPMDINTQVGSLISKEHLGKVLGMIEQAKTSGATLLTGGYQVTDNGLEKGSFVIPTVFTDCTDEMPHVQQEIFGPVMSVLKFSDEDEVVRRANDTDYGLAASVFTQNLARAHRVIHQIEAGICWVNTWGDSPAEMPVGGYKHSGVGRENGPETLLHYTQTKSVLIEMNDFEGPYA
- the betA gene encoding choline dehydrogenase; translation: MQKNFDYIIVGAGSAGCVLADRLSASGEHQVLLLEAGGTDKSIFIQMPTALSYPMNTEKYAWQFESQAEAGLDGRRLHCPRGKVLGGGSSINGMVYVRGHACDFDEWEAHGAAGWNYQSCLPYFRRAETWVKGEDAYRGGQGPLGTCIGNDMTLNPLYQAFIDAGKDAGYPVTQDYNGYQQEGFGPMHMTVDKGVRASTSNAYLRRALKRPNLTLIKKVVVRKILLDGKTATGIEYEQSGQIKQVYAGKEVISCAGSIGSPQLLQLSGIGPKAVLENAGVPVVHDLPGVGENLQDHLEVYFQYHCKEPITLNSKLGLISKGLIGTEWILTRKGLGATNHFESCAFIRSRKGLKWPNIQYHFLPAAMRYDGQAAFEGHGFQVHVGPNKPESRGYVAITSADPHDKPEIVFNYISTDQDRQDWRDCIRLTREILAQPALDAYRGDEIQPGADVTSDEAIDAWVKQNVESAYHPSCSCRMGAEDDPMAVLDDQCFVRGINQLRVVDSSIFPTITNGNLNAPTIMVAERAADLILGNDLLTPAGVDVWIAPDWQDTQRLQVPQRALPTDN